The Mangifera indica cultivar Alphonso chromosome 8, CATAS_Mindica_2.1, whole genome shotgun sequence genome has a window encoding:
- the LOC123222394 gene encoding protein TIME FOR COFFEE-like isoform X1, protein MDRSREARRSNMTATNGLSRRRQRASSLRDSHEEDEEMELQETVRLRDRPNKRDRDKDRDRERERDRDFSNHKSNQKRRRGNSLTQGEEESTEESVADEEEYEIDERRVAHIISHNTTSYSSSSLSNQNSRKSLPLTRHTRPTPPALKAADEMIGVLVPRKARSVSVKRSHENWTSGNGGFWDEHRFSTSSRSIEANSPSSSNVSVRKKMKPSGPKTRLPKVAKSSSSVQQDDIEIEIAEVLYGLMKQSQNSKKEDESIGKPAQKLESEDGICNNQDTKPSVSALAQKDSAASDLGGATKKKKVEVDYSSNPSVSAVKFESEQLPTNSEIYTPEKTSQLNVASCEASNEVDASKVASVMVEPQEEVAKQGDAKLSMEGSDCPSGPVTEKKWVSADKESSATCCKMDSTVTKASSSVLETGSPKVEKFKIDLMAPPMGFSPELDGFNDFPSCPTTIVQDVNTKSLVKDEENADRLVKKETALQEVEERKIEPIEEKSKLMFDLEKPNQDDARDSASKLRHQSQKQEQLAKSGVPKVEKTGQSSSVPFQVALAGCSNGLPPLGSKFMTSRYMPPFQTIMPMDGSARSTSTQQPAQFMLIQPRLKRCATHQYIARNIFLNQQFAKTNHLWPAGATSNSLIGSKANSLNIVPSTENLIHGNQLQGRFPVANLSSVQDKGQAKTNFPGLTQKDKSSENASLVDPAQTKQLVLQQAPHPAAAGHFLHAPAFIFPVSQQQAAANQSGPSKSTTSARSASVSGNSTSVIPVSSTALPAVAAAVSYNYPNMAANGAPYLTIVQNEGFTFPVPTPIGTPPAVRGHAQPMPYFNGSFYSSQIFHPSQLQQQQQQQPHSQPLLQAAYQNTTASSASSASHKQTQSQQPRGGSVNGNLLSSTSMLPNQQQKQLVQPSNQNLKLEPEMSGENAPSLGDSRASHNQMSVYGQNFTVPLQPLNFALLPSQILGGTSGGGNHGEKQPQSHQKNLKGGVELIPSQSFSMSFASFGGNSSASNLNFSSMTQNPAIFQPLPDMAQQGYQVSPTAQVALQKNHQLSDVKTGGGSLNHDDGKKASFGKSPASNGQTLVFDHSARTLNFVSSPVTGNWSSRPIASATITTNGSTAANSQNFQQQQLLQLHKQQMLQNQQQSAAAAAQSKAPLNSISSSSIATKLSNNTPMFPQTLVQSNSSGQSPQWKNSARNPTCQVPPTSLVPSNSPTLKNVSQQQQVRSSQTQITFERNSKSGLAPQGQQIPTSSQSQSPLAVGSLASAGNLRTSSSGSKAGSSIPNLQPQQTENSSSSTGQKNSPVCGRNVPSILSTCPSHLSELKY, encoded by the exons ATGGATAGAAGTAGAGAAGCTCGAAGATCAAACATGACGGCAACGAACGGATTGTCAAGACGTCGGCAAAGAGCAAGCAGTCTTCGAGATTCACACG aagaagatgaagagatggAGTTGCAAGAGACAGTGAGGTTAAGAGATCGTCCTAACAAAAGAGATAGGGATAAGGATAGggatagagaaagagaaagagatcgAGATTTTTCGAATCATAAGAGTAACCAAAAGCGGAGGAGAGGCAATAGTTTAACGCagggagaagaagaaagtaCTGAAGAAAGTGTAGCGGATGAAGAAGAGTATGAAATTGATGAAAGAAGAGTAGCTCATATAATTTCTCACAATACTACATCATATTCGTCTTCTTCTTTGTCTAATCAAAATAGTAGAAAATCCTTACCTCTGACCAGACACACGCGGCCAACGCCACCGGCTTTGAAGGCCGCTGATGAGATGATTGGAGTCCTGGTCCCGAGAAAGGCTCGCTCGG TTTCCGTGAAAAGGTCGCATGAGAATTGGACCTCTGGAAATGGTGGATTTTGGGATGAACATAGATTTTCGACTTCGAGTCGCAGCATTGAGGCTAATTCACCTTCATCTTCCAATGTTTCAGTGAGGAAAAAGatg AAACCAAGTGGACCTAAGACTCGTCTTCCAAAGGTGGCCAAATCTTCTAGTTCGGTTCAACAAGATGATATCGAGATTGAGATTGCCGAGGTTTTGTATGGGCTGATGAAGCAATCCCAGAAttcaaagaaagaagatgaaagcatCGGCAAACCGGCGCAAAAGCTTGAATCGGAAGATGGTATTTGTAACAATCAAGACACTAAACCATCTGTTTCAGCTTTGGCTCAGAAAGATAGCGCCGCTTCAGATCTCGGTGGTG CcacgaagaagaagaaagtcgAGGTTGATTATTCTTCAAACCCAAGTGTTTCTGCTGTTAAGTTTGAAAGCGAGCAGCTACCAACAAATTCGGAAATATATACACCGGAGAAAACATCTCAACTGAATGTGGCATCTTGTGAGGCATCTAATGAAGTGGATGCTTCTAAAGTTGCCTCTGTGATGGTGGAACCACAGGAAGAGGTAGCGAAGCAAGGTGATGCAAAACTATCTATGGAAGGATCAGATTGCCCCAGCGGTCCTGTGACAGAGAAAAAATGGGTTTCGGCTGATAAGGAATCTTCTGCTACCTGCTGTAAAATGGATTCGACAGTAACAAAAGC GAGTTCAAGTGTACTGGAGACTGGAAGCCCAAAAGTTGAGAAGTTCAAGATTGATCTGATG GCTCCTCCCATGGGATTTTCTCCTGAACTGGATGGCTTCAATGATTTCCCCTCATGTCCTACAACTATAGTCCAAGATGTCAATACG AAATCTTTGGTTAAGGACGAAGAAAATGCAGATAGGCTTGTGAAGAAGGAAACAGCATTACAGGAAGTGGAAGAAAGGAAGATTGAGCCTATTGAAGAAAAGAGCAAACTGATGTTTGATTTGGAAAAGCCAAATCAAGATGATGCAAGAGATAGTGCCAGTAAATTACGACATCAGAGTCAAAAACAGGAACAATTAGCTAAATCTGGAGTTCCTAAAGTGGAAAAAACTG GTCAATCTAGCTCAGTGCCTTTTCAGGTTGCCCTAGCTGGCTGTTCAAATGGTCTTCCACCTCTAGG AAGCAAATTCATGACCAGCAGGTACATGCCTCCATTTCAAACAATTATGCCCATGGATGGGAGTGCCAGATCTACCTCAACTCAGCAG CCTGCCCAGTTTATGCTCATTCAACCTCGGCTAAAGAGGTGTGCTACCCACCAATACATTGCTCGAAATATATTCTTGAATCAGCAGTTTGCAAAGACGAACCACTTGTGGCCAGCTGGAGCTACTTCTAATTCTTTAATTGGGTCTAAAGCCAACAGTCTCAATATTGTTCCTTCCACTGAAAACTTAATTCATGGAAACCAATTGCAAGGAAGGTTTCCCGTTGCAAACCTAAGTTCTGTGCAGGATAAAGGGCAGGCCAAGACCAATTTTCCAGGTCTTACACAGAAAGATAAAAGCTCTGAGAATGCAAGTTTAGTGGACCCAGCACAGACAAAGCAGCTTGTACTTCAACAAGCTCCACATCCTGCAGCTGCTGGTCACTTTTTG CATGCCCCTGCTTTCATCTTCCCTGTAAGCCAACAACAAGCAGCAGCTAATCAATCTGGGCCTTCAAAATCTACTACCTCAGCCAGAAGTGCATCAGTCTCTGGTAATTCAACATCTGTAATTCCGGTAAGCTCTACAGCATTACCAGCAGTAGCTGCAGCTGTGAGTTATAATTACCCGAATATGGCAGCCAATGGAGCACCTTACTTGACCATAGTACAGAATGAAGGGTTTACATTTCCTGTTCCCACCCCTATTGGGACTCCACCAGCAGTTAGAGGCCATGCTCAACCAATGCCTTACTTTAATGGGTCTTTCTATTCATCTCAGATATTTCATCCTTCTCAACTTCAGCAGCAACAGCAACAGCAACCTCACTCACAACCTTTACTACAAGCAGCTTATCAAAATACAACCGCGTCAAGTGCCTCATCAGCATCTCACAAGCAAACGCAGTCTCAGCAGCCACGTGGGGGGTCTGTTAATGGTAACTTATTGAGCTCAACAAGTATGCTACCAAATCAGCAGCAAAAGCAGCTTGTGCAACCATCCAATCAAAATCTCAAGCTTGAGCCTGAGATGAGTGGAGAGAATGCCCCATCACTTGGTGATAGCCGTGCCTCTCACAATCAGATGAGTGTGTATGGACAAAACTTCACAGTGCCACTTCAGCCGCTAAACTTTGCCTTGTTGCCATCACAAATTCTTGGTGGGACAAGTGGTGGTGGAAATCACGGTGAGAAGCAGCCGCAATCACATCAAAAGAATTTAAAGGGTGGAGTTGAGCTCATCCCTTCTCAGTCATTCTCCATGTCATTTGCATCTTTTGGTGGAAACAGTTCAGCTTCAAACCTTAATTTCTCATCTATGACCCAAAATCCGGCAATCTTTCAGCCCCTTCCGGACATGGCCCAACAAGGGTACCAGGTTTCACCCACAGCTCAGGTTGCACTGCAGAAAAATCACCAACTATCTGATGTGAAGACTGGAGGAGGTTCATTGAATCATGATGATGGAAAAAAAGCAAGTTTTGGGAAGTCACCTGCTTCAAATGGACAGACACTTGTTTTTGACCATTCAGCAAGGACTCTGAACTTTGTTTCATCTCCAGTTACTGGAAATTGGTCCTCACGTCCCATTGCCTCAGCTACAATAACCACAAATGGCTCTACCGCTGctaattctcaaaattttcagcAACAGCAACTGCTTCAGCTCCATAAGCAGCAAATGTTGCAAAATCAGCAGCAATCTGCTGCAGCAGCAGCTCAAAGTAAAGCTCCGTTGAACAGCATTTCCTCATCTTCCATTGCTACGAAGCTCTCGAATAACACCCCTATGTTCCCACAAACTCTTGTCCAAAGCAACAGTTCTGGTCAGTCTCCCCAATGGAAGAACTCAGCGAGAAACCCAACCTGTCAAGTTCCTCCAACATCACTCGTACCATCCAACTCCCCAACTCTGAAGAATGTTTCCCAGCAGCAGCAAGTGAGATCCTCACAAACCCAGATAACTTTTGAAAGAAATTCCAAATCCGGCTTGGCACCCCAAGGGCAACAAATACCCACTAGCAGCCAGTCTCAATCTCCCCTAGCTGTTGGATCTTTGGCAAGTGCCGGAAACCTGAGAACAAGTTCCAGTGGCAGCAAAGCTGGCTCATCAATCCCAAATTTGCAGCCCCAGCAGACTGAGAATTCATCATCTAGCACTGGCCAGAAAAACTCCCCTGTTTGTGGAAGAAATGTACCATCCATCTTGAGCACATGCCCCAGCCACCTCTCTGAACTCAAGTACTAA
- the LOC123222394 gene encoding protein TIME FOR COFFEE-like isoform X2, translating to MDRSREARRSNMTATNGLSRRRQRASSLRDSHEEDEEMELQETVRLRDRPNKRDRDKDRDRERERDRDFSNHKSNQKRRRGNSLTQGEEESTEESVADEEEYEIDERRVAHIISHNTTSYSSSSLSNQNSRKSLPLTRHTRPTPPALKAADEMIGVLVPRKARSVSVKRSHENWTSGNGGFWDEHRFSTSSRSIEANSPSSSNVSKPSGPKTRLPKVAKSSSSVQQDDIEIEIAEVLYGLMKQSQNSKKEDESIGKPAQKLESEDGICNNQDTKPSVSALAQKDSAASDLGGATKKKKVEVDYSSNPSVSAVKFESEQLPTNSEIYTPEKTSQLNVASCEASNEVDASKVASVMVEPQEEVAKQGDAKLSMEGSDCPSGPVTEKKWVSADKESSATCCKMDSTVTKASSSVLETGSPKVEKFKIDLMAPPMGFSPELDGFNDFPSCPTTIVQDVNTKSLVKDEENADRLVKKETALQEVEERKIEPIEEKSKLMFDLEKPNQDDARDSASKLRHQSQKQEQLAKSGVPKVEKTGQSSSVPFQVALAGCSNGLPPLGSKFMTSRYMPPFQTIMPMDGSARSTSTQQPAQFMLIQPRLKRCATHQYIARNIFLNQQFAKTNHLWPAGATSNSLIGSKANSLNIVPSTENLIHGNQLQGRFPVANLSSVQDKGQAKTNFPGLTQKDKSSENASLVDPAQTKQLVLQQAPHPAAAGHFLHAPAFIFPVSQQQAAANQSGPSKSTTSARSASVSGNSTSVIPVSSTALPAVAAAVSYNYPNMAANGAPYLTIVQNEGFTFPVPTPIGTPPAVRGHAQPMPYFNGSFYSSQIFHPSQLQQQQQQQPHSQPLLQAAYQNTTASSASSASHKQTQSQQPRGGSVNGNLLSSTSMLPNQQQKQLVQPSNQNLKLEPEMSGENAPSLGDSRASHNQMSVYGQNFTVPLQPLNFALLPSQILGGTSGGGNHGEKQPQSHQKNLKGGVELIPSQSFSMSFASFGGNSSASNLNFSSMTQNPAIFQPLPDMAQQGYQVSPTAQVALQKNHQLSDVKTGGGSLNHDDGKKASFGKSPASNGQTLVFDHSARTLNFVSSPVTGNWSSRPIASATITTNGSTAANSQNFQQQQLLQLHKQQMLQNQQQSAAAAAQSKAPLNSISSSSIATKLSNNTPMFPQTLVQSNSSGQSPQWKNSARNPTCQVPPTSLVPSNSPTLKNVSQQQQVRSSQTQITFERNSKSGLAPQGQQIPTSSQSQSPLAVGSLASAGNLRTSSSGSKAGSSIPNLQPQQTENSSSSTGQKNSPVCGRNVPSILSTCPSHLSELKY from the exons ATGGATAGAAGTAGAGAAGCTCGAAGATCAAACATGACGGCAACGAACGGATTGTCAAGACGTCGGCAAAGAGCAAGCAGTCTTCGAGATTCACACG aagaagatgaagagatggAGTTGCAAGAGACAGTGAGGTTAAGAGATCGTCCTAACAAAAGAGATAGGGATAAGGATAGggatagagaaagagaaagagatcgAGATTTTTCGAATCATAAGAGTAACCAAAAGCGGAGGAGAGGCAATAGTTTAACGCagggagaagaagaaagtaCTGAAGAAAGTGTAGCGGATGAAGAAGAGTATGAAATTGATGAAAGAAGAGTAGCTCATATAATTTCTCACAATACTACATCATATTCGTCTTCTTCTTTGTCTAATCAAAATAGTAGAAAATCCTTACCTCTGACCAGACACACGCGGCCAACGCCACCGGCTTTGAAGGCCGCTGATGAGATGATTGGAGTCCTGGTCCCGAGAAAGGCTCGCTCGG TTTCCGTGAAAAGGTCGCATGAGAATTGGACCTCTGGAAATGGTGGATTTTGGGATGAACATAGATTTTCGACTTCGAGTCGCAGCATTGAGGCTAATTCACCTTCATCTTCCAATGTTTCA AAACCAAGTGGACCTAAGACTCGTCTTCCAAAGGTGGCCAAATCTTCTAGTTCGGTTCAACAAGATGATATCGAGATTGAGATTGCCGAGGTTTTGTATGGGCTGATGAAGCAATCCCAGAAttcaaagaaagaagatgaaagcatCGGCAAACCGGCGCAAAAGCTTGAATCGGAAGATGGTATTTGTAACAATCAAGACACTAAACCATCTGTTTCAGCTTTGGCTCAGAAAGATAGCGCCGCTTCAGATCTCGGTGGTG CcacgaagaagaagaaagtcgAGGTTGATTATTCTTCAAACCCAAGTGTTTCTGCTGTTAAGTTTGAAAGCGAGCAGCTACCAACAAATTCGGAAATATATACACCGGAGAAAACATCTCAACTGAATGTGGCATCTTGTGAGGCATCTAATGAAGTGGATGCTTCTAAAGTTGCCTCTGTGATGGTGGAACCACAGGAAGAGGTAGCGAAGCAAGGTGATGCAAAACTATCTATGGAAGGATCAGATTGCCCCAGCGGTCCTGTGACAGAGAAAAAATGGGTTTCGGCTGATAAGGAATCTTCTGCTACCTGCTGTAAAATGGATTCGACAGTAACAAAAGC GAGTTCAAGTGTACTGGAGACTGGAAGCCCAAAAGTTGAGAAGTTCAAGATTGATCTGATG GCTCCTCCCATGGGATTTTCTCCTGAACTGGATGGCTTCAATGATTTCCCCTCATGTCCTACAACTATAGTCCAAGATGTCAATACG AAATCTTTGGTTAAGGACGAAGAAAATGCAGATAGGCTTGTGAAGAAGGAAACAGCATTACAGGAAGTGGAAGAAAGGAAGATTGAGCCTATTGAAGAAAAGAGCAAACTGATGTTTGATTTGGAAAAGCCAAATCAAGATGATGCAAGAGATAGTGCCAGTAAATTACGACATCAGAGTCAAAAACAGGAACAATTAGCTAAATCTGGAGTTCCTAAAGTGGAAAAAACTG GTCAATCTAGCTCAGTGCCTTTTCAGGTTGCCCTAGCTGGCTGTTCAAATGGTCTTCCACCTCTAGG AAGCAAATTCATGACCAGCAGGTACATGCCTCCATTTCAAACAATTATGCCCATGGATGGGAGTGCCAGATCTACCTCAACTCAGCAG CCTGCCCAGTTTATGCTCATTCAACCTCGGCTAAAGAGGTGTGCTACCCACCAATACATTGCTCGAAATATATTCTTGAATCAGCAGTTTGCAAAGACGAACCACTTGTGGCCAGCTGGAGCTACTTCTAATTCTTTAATTGGGTCTAAAGCCAACAGTCTCAATATTGTTCCTTCCACTGAAAACTTAATTCATGGAAACCAATTGCAAGGAAGGTTTCCCGTTGCAAACCTAAGTTCTGTGCAGGATAAAGGGCAGGCCAAGACCAATTTTCCAGGTCTTACACAGAAAGATAAAAGCTCTGAGAATGCAAGTTTAGTGGACCCAGCACAGACAAAGCAGCTTGTACTTCAACAAGCTCCACATCCTGCAGCTGCTGGTCACTTTTTG CATGCCCCTGCTTTCATCTTCCCTGTAAGCCAACAACAAGCAGCAGCTAATCAATCTGGGCCTTCAAAATCTACTACCTCAGCCAGAAGTGCATCAGTCTCTGGTAATTCAACATCTGTAATTCCGGTAAGCTCTACAGCATTACCAGCAGTAGCTGCAGCTGTGAGTTATAATTACCCGAATATGGCAGCCAATGGAGCACCTTACTTGACCATAGTACAGAATGAAGGGTTTACATTTCCTGTTCCCACCCCTATTGGGACTCCACCAGCAGTTAGAGGCCATGCTCAACCAATGCCTTACTTTAATGGGTCTTTCTATTCATCTCAGATATTTCATCCTTCTCAACTTCAGCAGCAACAGCAACAGCAACCTCACTCACAACCTTTACTACAAGCAGCTTATCAAAATACAACCGCGTCAAGTGCCTCATCAGCATCTCACAAGCAAACGCAGTCTCAGCAGCCACGTGGGGGGTCTGTTAATGGTAACTTATTGAGCTCAACAAGTATGCTACCAAATCAGCAGCAAAAGCAGCTTGTGCAACCATCCAATCAAAATCTCAAGCTTGAGCCTGAGATGAGTGGAGAGAATGCCCCATCACTTGGTGATAGCCGTGCCTCTCACAATCAGATGAGTGTGTATGGACAAAACTTCACAGTGCCACTTCAGCCGCTAAACTTTGCCTTGTTGCCATCACAAATTCTTGGTGGGACAAGTGGTGGTGGAAATCACGGTGAGAAGCAGCCGCAATCACATCAAAAGAATTTAAAGGGTGGAGTTGAGCTCATCCCTTCTCAGTCATTCTCCATGTCATTTGCATCTTTTGGTGGAAACAGTTCAGCTTCAAACCTTAATTTCTCATCTATGACCCAAAATCCGGCAATCTTTCAGCCCCTTCCGGACATGGCCCAACAAGGGTACCAGGTTTCACCCACAGCTCAGGTTGCACTGCAGAAAAATCACCAACTATCTGATGTGAAGACTGGAGGAGGTTCATTGAATCATGATGATGGAAAAAAAGCAAGTTTTGGGAAGTCACCTGCTTCAAATGGACAGACACTTGTTTTTGACCATTCAGCAAGGACTCTGAACTTTGTTTCATCTCCAGTTACTGGAAATTGGTCCTCACGTCCCATTGCCTCAGCTACAATAACCACAAATGGCTCTACCGCTGctaattctcaaaattttcagcAACAGCAACTGCTTCAGCTCCATAAGCAGCAAATGTTGCAAAATCAGCAGCAATCTGCTGCAGCAGCAGCTCAAAGTAAAGCTCCGTTGAACAGCATTTCCTCATCTTCCATTGCTACGAAGCTCTCGAATAACACCCCTATGTTCCCACAAACTCTTGTCCAAAGCAACAGTTCTGGTCAGTCTCCCCAATGGAAGAACTCAGCGAGAAACCCAACCTGTCAAGTTCCTCCAACATCACTCGTACCATCCAACTCCCCAACTCTGAAGAATGTTTCCCAGCAGCAGCAAGTGAGATCCTCACAAACCCAGATAACTTTTGAAAGAAATTCCAAATCCGGCTTGGCACCCCAAGGGCAACAAATACCCACTAGCAGCCAGTCTCAATCTCCCCTAGCTGTTGGATCTTTGGCAAGTGCCGGAAACCTGAGAACAAGTTCCAGTGGCAGCAAAGCTGGCTCATCAATCCCAAATTTGCAGCCCCAGCAGACTGAGAATTCATCATCTAGCACTGGCCAGAAAAACTCCCCTGTTTGTGGAAGAAATGTACCATCCATCTTGAGCACATGCCCCAGCCACCTCTCTGAACTCAAGTACTAA